The region TAAGTTCACGTTATCACAACTTAATATTAACAAATAATTTAATAATAAGCAATAAAAAAGGACCTACCTTCAATCAAAAAAGTAAATCCTGTACCATGATATAATTATTACTGTAACAGACCCACCAATAAATTTAAAATTATTTTATCAATTCTTAAATAATGTAGAAAAAGGAATTGACGCTATCATTTATTATCAACAAATGGTGATAAATTTCTTCCAGATCATAATTTTTAATATGATTTGGATTAGCTTTTAAATCTTCTATTATATTACGGTACTCAAAATCTTCACATTTACCCGAAGTATCTATATGTATTATTTTATCAGCAACAATTTACAATGTATAATTACGCATATGCTTTATTTTTATAAATATTTAATTTACATTATTTGAATCTTCTGTTATAATATTTGTAATATGGTGTGTCCCTCGCCTGACGAATGGGGAGGCCTTTTATGAATACATTTGTTATTGTTATAGGTATCATTTTAACATTGTTAAAAATTACTGAAACTTTAATTGATATTCACATAAAGCTAAAAGGTTAGGTATTGAATGCTAAAAGCCCTTTAGATAATTCAGTACCTATCTCCTCAATCCTAGAGGGATATTTCCATATTGGAACAATATATCCGTTTCTATTATCCTCAAAATATTCTTAATTCAACTTAGTATTACCATTTTTTTATGTTAATATAATAATTGATAAGTATTTCACTTAGAAAAAAATATAGCGTGGTGTTTCACTCATATATTTTATATATTCATTTCCATATCTATTGGCACAATACTTTTCTTTTCCCAAATAAAAATGAGATGAACATTAGAATATTTTCTTTTTAATTGCAGTCATTTTAGGAAAAGTAAGTATCTTTTTCTTCGCATCTTTTGATATAAATTTAAAATAATTATAGATACTTCTCCATTAGATATGTTATCCATTTCTCTTGCAACTGAATTTTTGTTATTCCAAAAACTTCTAAATACCCAGTTGGTGATTGAATAAACTCTTTCAACTTATCATACCCACACACTGTAACAATAAATTCTATGATGGTATAAGAATATTGATAACCATCTCTATTGAAAAATGTTTCAAAATCATCACCAGTATCTAAATCTCTAAATTTAGGAATATTATTATTTTCCAATCCATTTCTAATTGTCTTTCTAATCCATTCTTGATTATTGTCTTTTGCTTCATAAGAAGCAATGCCTTCATTTAACCATCTAGGTATGTTATTATTTATTTTATTTACAATTATATGAACGAACTCATGAACCGCAGTATTTACCACACCATAAAAGTCTGTACCATATGGTGGATTTAATGGTGACGCAATCAGAATTTTACCAACTCCAATTCCACCTCTAACCCATTTAGGTGCATTAGGAAATCCTAAAGCATTAAGAAGTTCGGTATGTTCTGAATAAATCTCAACAATTAATTTTTCATTAAGCTTTTGATTATATCTATTAGTAATTCTATTATAACTATCTTCAAGAATATAAGAAACTTTTTCAATACAACTCATATCTGTTTCGGTATAGTATATTATAAATTGGTCAGTTTCTTTACTCAAATTTAACTTGTAATTACTTTTTATATTATTATCCACTTTATTTTCTCCCTTATAATTATTATTTCTTACTAGATTATATAATGTATATATTCAACAATTTTACCTAACTATAATATTACGAACATTTGCAAATACCTTTAAATAGTAATTATTACCACTGATAGTAAAAAAACTATCATGTTTTCAAAAAAATATAATAAAATAAGCTTTAACCTACATTATAACATGTTTTTCGTTATATAATAACATATACTTTCATAATAACCAATAAATAACCTATCTTCATTTAAGAAAATAGGTTGTTGCAGATTTCAATGTTAAATACTTTGTAAATCCGTTATTATGAACCAATATATTTTATAGTTTTTGTTTTTTCTTCGTAACTTATAACCACCCAACCTGAAGGATATGGACTATCACGGCTAATAATCTCAGTATATCCCAAAGGAGCACCTGTTATATTCTTAATAACTCTTGTATATTCATTGCTTTCTAAAATAACCCAATCCCAAGGTGTTGAACTCTGGATACAAGTAGTCTGGGTATAACCGAAAGGTGCACCGTTCATGTTTTTAATAGTTTTCGTATGTTTATTATATTCTATAATTACCCACCACGAAGGTACACGACTTTCCTGACTGATTATTTCCGTATGCCCAAAAGGACCACTACTTATATTTTTAATAACTCTTGTATATTGGTCACTCTCTAGAATCACCCAATTCCAAGGTATTGGACTTTGGATACAAGTAGTCTGCGTATAACCAAAAGGTGCACCGTTCATGTTTTTAATAGTTTTCGTATGTATATTATATTCTATAACTACCCACCCCAAAGGTACCTCACTATCGCGACTGACAATCTGTGTGTCACCAAATGATGCATCTGATTTTACTATCTCCAGTTGTAATTCATAATTTTCAGTGTCAAAACTACTTTGTGCTTGTATAGGAGCATCCCATATAAATACTACAGCAAGTAAGCATATCATGATTAGCGATACTTTTCTTAACATAATTATCCTCCTTCATAAAACATTTATAGTATTATAATATCAATTTATGTTTGAATATTTTGTAATTTCATGAATGAAGAATTCGCAAAAAAAGACAAGCTATTATTAAATTATCCAAACATCATCCATAGTTACTTGTCTCACTTCACAATCTATCTTTTTACTAATATCAATTAATCGTTTTTGATATTCGCAATTTTTACCTATAAAGATAGTAGAAACCTTGAGACCAAGTTCACTTACAGATATTGATTGTCCCTCTTCATTAACAATAGATATTATTCGTCCTTCTTCATCTACTAAATTCAACTTTCCATCCTCATCTTCAGATATTGACAATCCATCTAATTTATCACAACTAGAACTTTTTACTATTCTATATTCTTGTTCATGCCTCCAACTAGTATGTTTAAATAATGCTAACATATACAACCATTTGATAATTGTTTTTTTATTTGCTGCATCTTCATTATTATTAGAAACACTTAGTTGAATTAATCTTTTAATTAACTCAGTTATATCCAGTTTTTTATTTTCATATAATACTGGGTATAACTTTTCATTATCCAGCACTTCAAATTCAATACAAATGCCTCTATGATCATTAGCGTAATAGGACCACATAGGCATATTATCATAGCCATTCTCAGTGAAACTTGTAATAAGTAACTGTTGCTTGAAAGCATCATAAATCATCTTGATTAAATCTTTATCTTTACTTTCATCATTGAGGCAACCAACATATTCAAAAGGATCGTTAAGATTACTTATTTTACATAACCATAATTGATTATTTGCTAAGCTATCAAGTTTTTTATCATTTTCTTTATTTACATCGTCACTTTTATTAAGAAAGTCTATAAACTTATAGATTTTTTTAGGTATATTTTTTTTCAAATATTCTTCACTCTTCAAGTACTCTTCATTATGAATTAATCGTAAAAATTCATCTCTTATATCTTTTTTCAATATTAACCACTCCATACAAAATAATGTAGAAGATATCTAATCAAATATTTCAATTAAGTCATATCCTTTTTACTTTTCCACTTTTTATATTTAATATACTAAAATTATACTCTTAATTTTTTAATGGCTTAGATTGTACTGCATCTTTCTATGATAAATATATGATACATAAAGTTTACTGTAATTTTAATACTCTTATAAAAAATTTTCTGAATCCATTTGACCTATTATATTCCTGTTCATCCATATCATAATAATACTTATTAGTTTTTATATTGACAGATAAAGAATCAAGAGGATATCCTTTTTGAAAAATATTATGTGGTTTTGAAACTATATAGAATTTATCTGAGTTTATATCTTGACCATCATATTTATAAATAATATTGTCGTTTATAATCAAGCATATTGAATTCTTATAATAAGCTGTCAAACGACCTCCATATTTACTAGCTAAATTACTATAATAAGATTGCATACCTAAATCAGTTAAAGTCTTGCCTTTAACTCGCTTTATATAAACTCCAGGTTGGTCATCTTCATCAACATTATCAAAAAATAATCCTGAATCACATGAAAATACTGGTCTTTTCAATTGTCTATAATAAGCTTGCGCTTTAGCAATAGCATTGTCTAATGGTTCTTTCCCATTCTCATCTGCCTCTTCTAGATTTCTATCAAAGGAATTAAGGGGAATCAAATTAATATCAAGTCCTTTTAATCTTTTTACCATACTTTTATATTTACCAGGATTATATGTTCCATAGATTATGTCCATATGCTTCAACCCTTTCTTGTTATATTATGCAATATTTCGCAACTTATTTTGGACCCGTACATACTTCATATTGTAATACATTTTTTCCATCATCATCTACCAATTTTTTCTTGTACATACCATTAAATTTTTCTATAATGCGCTTTGAACCAATATTATCTTCTTCACAGGTTATTAACACTTTTTGTAATCCAATCTTTTTAGCTTCGACTAAGCCTAACTCAAGTAATTTACTTCCATAACCCTCTCTCCTACAATTAGATTTTATTTCATAACCAATATGACCTATTACTTGTAAAAAATCATTATCTACCCTATGTCTAATTCTAATTACACCAATGACTTCTTCATTATCATCTACAAGCCAATAACTACTACAAGGTACCCATCCTTCGGGTATATTAATACCTTTACTATCATTTATTTGGTCTTCAATAAATTCTTCAAAATCTATTTCTGCCTTAGTATAATGTTCATAAGATTCATATCCTGTATTCTTAACATCATTGACAAAATCAAGAAATGAATCTTTATATAATACATTTGGTTCAATCAATTTAACATTTTGCATATATCACCGTTTACCTCCAATTTTAAATTTATTACTTAACTTTCCCATTTCAATATTCTGCACAAGTAAGCTAATTAAAAGGCTTTGCAGAATAAAACTATAATTTGCTCACTTATGCATACAACTAAACCTTCTGACCTTTTTATAGCTATGTAATATTTCATAAATTAAATAATAAACTGTAGAAATAAAAATATTAAGCTTGGCCACCATCGTCTTTTTGCTTTAACAAATAACCACCCGAATATTAAGCAAAACAAACATATCCATATACATGAAGCAAGTCCTTTGCTTAAATGTCCTAGCCCCCAAGTTAATAATAATCCTATGCCACCAAAAGGAAATACAGTGTTTTTAAACCATAACTCCCCTACTTTTTGCATTAAAGCTAGTAAAAGTACTACCAACATAGATTCTACTAGATAATATATATTCTGGAAAATCCAAACGATAAAGGCTACCTCTCCGTGATTTCTATAAAATGATGAAAATTCCCGATAAAATTGTGGCAATGGTTGTGAAGAAATTATCCATTCAAAAACTGTAATAAGTATGCTTGCTACAATTGCTAGAGAAATCATTGGTAATAAATCTTTTCTTATTTCAAATGATATGATATCATTTATATTACTTCTTCTCTTTAACCATTTATAAGCAAGAACACCACCTATTATCCATAAAATAATAACTATCATCCAATGTACTACTAATACATACCACTGATTGGAGAAAAAATTTTCCATACCAATGTTATCTTGCCAAATTAACTTGTCAATAAACGATACTACTATGTCCATTCCAAGAGCTAAAAAAATTAACAATCCTAAACTAAAATAATCCATTCCACCTAATTCATTTGATTTCAATGATATCATCTCCTAACTAAATAAAATACATTATCTACTCAACTTCAAATTTTATCTCAACTTTATTGTCGTAATGTGATCCACATTCCGATAAACTAAAATCACAATATGCCGCCAAAGAATATTCTCCAACAGGTAATTTCAGTTCTTTATCCTTGTAATATTTCTCCCAATACTCACTATCATCAGCATCCTCTGACCAAGCACCAGCTTTAATAAATGGTATAGTATATACTTTTCCTTTTTCTAGAACAGTTTTCATTAAAATATCTAAGTTAATACCTTCACAATAATAATTTTCGCCATCAAATATTTTATACTTGAAATATGGTATTCCGTGCCATATCTCAACTTCATCATCATCACCTATATACTCTACCGTAGAAAAGATATCTATATGTTCTTTTGAAGTATGTATTCCATCTTGTAT is a window of Vallitalea longa DNA encoding:
- a CDS encoding peptidase MA family metallohydrolase; the protein is MDNNIKSNYKLNLSKETDQFIIYYTETDMSCIEKVSYILEDSYNRITNRYNQKLNEKLIVEIYSEHTELLNALGFPNAPKWVRGGIGVGKILIASPLNPPYGTDFYGVVNTAVHEFVHIIVNKINNNIPRWLNEGIASYEAKDNNQEWIRKTIRNGLENNNIPKFRDLDTGDDFETFFNRDGYQYSYTIIEFIVTVCGYDKLKEFIQSPTGYLEVFGITKIQLQEKWITYLMEKYL
- a CDS encoding DUF2971 domain-containing protein, with protein sequence MKKDIRDEFLRLIHNEEYLKSEEYLKKNIPKKIYKFIDFLNKSDDVNKENDKKLDSLANNQLWLCKISNLNDPFEYVGCLNDESKDKDLIKMIYDAFKQQLLITSFTENGYDNMPMWSYYANDHRGICIEFEVLDNEKLYPVLYENKKLDITELIKRLIQLSVSNNNEDAANKKTIIKWLYMLALFKHTSWRHEQEYRIVKSSSCDKLDGLSISEDEDGKLNLVDEEGRIISIVNEEGQSISVSELGLKVSTIFIGKNCEYQKRLIDISKKIDCEVRQVTMDDVWII
- a CDS encoding non-canonical purine NTP pyrophosphatase, which codes for MDIIYGTYNPGKYKSMVKRLKGLDINLIPLNSFDRNLEEADENGKEPLDNAIAKAQAYYRQLKRPVFSCDSGLFFDNVDEDDQPGVYIKRVKGKTLTDLGMQSYYSNLASKYGGRLTAYYKNSICLIINDNIIYKYDGQDINSDKFYIVSKPHNIFQKGYPLDSLSVNIKTNKYYYDMDEQEYNRSNGFRKFFIRVLKLQ
- a CDS encoding GNAT family N-acetyltransferase; its protein translation is MQNVKLIEPNVLYKDSFLDFVNDVKNTGYESYEHYTKAEIDFEEFIEDQINDSKGINIPEGWVPCSSYWLVDDNEEVIGVIRIRHRVDNDFLQVIGHIGYEIKSNCRREGYGSKLLELGLVEAKKIGLQKVLITCEEDNIGSKRIIEKFNGMYKKKLVDDDGKNVLQYEVCTGPK